The Streptomyces sp. BA2 genome includes the window GTTCGGTGCACGTAAGGGACCCCCGTGCGTAGTCGCCCTCATAAGAAGTAGTTCCCGAGTATCTTTGGCTCACTGACACGTCATCCGTAAGACCGCAATCGTTATAGCTATCGGTGATATTATTGATAGCGTCAAGGAAAGCTATCTGTGCAGCTGATCGGGAGAGAGCCCCAGGCATCCCCCCGTCGCCTATGTGCCACACATAGGCGTCACGCTCCACATAATCATAGATTGAATACGCCGCATCTGCGCAGGCGTTCGGATCTGACGACTTTAATGATGTCGCCGACTCGACAGCTTTCCTCGTCTCGTACTGTCCTGGGTAGGTGATGAACCCGTCGGCAGACACTTCAAGTTGGAAGTGTTCCGGTCCCCCGCTCACCGCAAGACCATCAACTGATACGCCCATGCCGGGCTCTGGAACAGTCAGCCCCGCGCCACCGAAGCTCACGACTCGCCCAACTGCCTCGCAGGCCATCACCGACCTGCCTGCAGGCAGGTCGGTGACATTCAGTGAACCTTCCGGAAGGCTGCATCTGTGACCATTCACCGTTCCTACTACAGCTGGCCCCAGTCCCCCCGGAAGAACGGTGACAGCGACTCCTATGACTGCGAAGGACACAAGATTCCTTCGAATAGCTCGGTGTTGCGCCCTCCAACTAACTACAGCCGTAAGGCCACGCGGGGAGGTGATCATGATTGCTCCTCATTTCACACTGATCATGTGAGGCCGATGAGTCGAAGGGCCGGTCCTGGGGTCGTTGGAAGAGGGCCTCCTCCGCTCGTCGTCGGTAGGGCGGGAACAGGTATCTGTCTGCTCACCCCCTTGTATGTCGCCTTCTTGGCAAAACCCTTCGCCAAGGCGTATGGACCTGAGCCGTTGTTCACGGGCGACGGCCAACGGGCGGCCCGCCGCCCGTTATTCATGGCCCGGCGGCGGTCCACAACCCCCTTCTGCGTTATGCGGCCCACCGGCATCACCGGACGCTGACTACGCGTGAGAGCGTGGAGCGGTTCGCGGCCAAGGTCCCCGAAGCTGATCGGGTGGGACCTCACTGCAGGGTGTTGACTTCCAACGATGGGGATTCCTGACTCACGTGGCCTGCCCAGACCAGCATCACGCGAGCGGAGTTCCTACACCGGGACAAGTCGGGCCCGCACGCGGCGCACTTCGTACAGCACATAGTCTGCAGTGGTGTGCACGGGATGAATCAGGTGTACGGCCCAGCCGTGCTGACGGCCCATCTCTCCTGGGGCGGCTTTGGAAGTGGTTGCGGTCTCCTTGACGTCCCAGTCAACGCCAATCGCTGCACCGATCGGGGCAGGGCCTCGGTTTTGGTGGCCACCACGAGCGAGGCGGAGATTCGAGGTGCGTTGTGGTCGGCACTGCCGGCCCATCCACAGTCAGGGTTCTTGCACACGAACAGAGCCTGGGAATCTCAGCTGCCGGGGGGATGGACCCACGTTGGTGACCGTGCGGCCCCACGCCTCCCCGCCGATCGACCGGCTCAGCCCCGACCTCCGAGCGACGCTGTGCCACGGAGTGGCTAGTTCCCTGCATCCGGCGACGGTCGTCGACACCGACGATGCCTTGGGGGGTGCCGCGGTCAGGTCGTAGATCCCCGCATCACAACGTCGACCCGGAACAAGCCTCAGGGCAGACCAGACCACTGGCGGGCGCTTCGCTGCGCTCCGGCCCTTTGGGGAACCGTTGGCGACTTGTCGCTGCACACAGCTTCTCCCCGCCTGGGCGCGGGAGAGCTCCGTCAACTCTGGCCAGTCGCACCTGCCCCAGAGCTGAAGGCCGGGAGAGGGCGTGGGCCCGCACGAGCAAGTGGCGGCGCCTACGGGCCACTGCCTGCACCAGCGAGTGCGCCTCCCAGAGGAGCGGTGTGGCGGCCCAGTCAGATGCCAAGCTACGACCAGCCCCCCTCCCCCTCCCCCCCCCGGTGCGAACAAGGCCATGGTCTGCATCGCAGGCCTTCACCCCTCGCCCTGACCACACAAACTCCATCCCCGCCGATCAGTCTTTGGCTCGGCGGTGCAGACCCAGCGTCCCATCTGGATGATGGAGGAAGCGGCCCCCAAGGCTACGTGCCGGCCACAGCGTGGCCTCGCATCATGTCGCCTTGCGGGAGGCGTGGAGGCGTGCCCACAGCGGCGCGCCCACGACGATCATGAGTACAGCCCCGCCCAGTTGCAGCGCGTGACGCACCCAGTCGATCCCTTTGGTGTGGCCGACCCCGATCCAATGGGCCACGGCGTTCCCTAAGAGGCCGCCGACGAGACCGAGCAGCGCGGTCAGCCAGAGCGGCATTTCCTGCTTTCCAGGCAGAATCAGTCTCGCGAGTACACCCAACACTAGACCCACAGCGATTGCCCATAACCAATGCATCTGCTCCTCCTCGTATCTTTGGTGGTTGCACTGCGGTTAATCGGCGTCATCCGAGCAAGCAGCTCAACACAGCCGAAGTCGCCGCGCACTGGGTAGCTTTGATCATTCGATCGTCGTCATCGGATGATATTTGTGAGCGGTAAGCATCGAAAACATTCTCATCGTGCCACAGCCTCTTTCGGGAACTTGGCACAGCAGGCTGCATCAATGGAGTGACGTTGTGGCGGGGAGAGCCAAGCGTGGCGGCGGCTTCCTCAAATTTCCGATCCTGCCGAGAGAGGGCGGCAGCCCATCGGCTGTCCCGGGGCGTTCAAGAGGGGCCAACTCTTTGACGTCACACCAGCTTCACGTCAGAGAGGTCGGTCGGCCAAACCGGTGTCGGTGGTTCCCCGGCCCAGACGGCTCTGGCTAATGAGGGGAGCACGCGTGCCAGCCGCATGAGGCGTCGGCGGCCTGCCGGCGCAACTGGCCGCCCTGCGCGCGTCGTCGCTCCCGGGTCGCGAGGGAAGCGTCAGTCGCTCATCGGCTCCACGTCGCACAGGCCGTGTCCTAGATATCCCCCGCTTCCAGAGAAGAAAAGCCAGAGGCTCAGGAGGGGGACCGCCCCTTCCCTGACATGTAATGCGGCGATGTCCTCCGGGGCAGGCGTCTGCGTCTCATGTGCAGGGGGCGGTAGCTCAGCCGGTTAGAGCAGCGGACTCATAATCCGCCGGCCGTGGGTTCGAGTCCCACCCGCCCCACTCTCCATTGGCTTCGCAAAGGGATTCTCGGCGATTACGGGGAAGCATGCCTACGCCTGCCCCCGTCACCCGTCATCGGCACATCTTCCGCGAGGGACGGTGCGGCGCCCCGACAAGGTGGCCTGGCGGTCTCCCGCCTGGGCCCTGCGGGGCGCGGATGGCAGAGCATCACTCCTACGAAGACGCCACGCGCGC containing:
- a CDS encoding matrixin family metalloprotease is translated as MSFAVIGVAVTVLPGGLGPAVVGTVNGHRCSLPEGSLNVTDLPAGRSVMACEAVGRVVSFGGAGLTVPEPGMGVSVDGLAVSGGPEHFQLEVSADGFITYPGQYETRKAVESATSLKSSDPNACADAAYSIYDYVERDAYVWHIGDGGMPGALSRSAAQIAFLDAINNITDSYNDCGLTDDVSVSQRYSGTTSYEGDYARGSLTCTERDKVSTWDAGDLNSNVLAGACVWYAIVDGVPADVIEADVRYNTADFDFTNNPRRETCKNKYDMRAVGTHEAGHIFGLAHVSDGHSDLTMYTNSFICNAKARTLGKGDVLGLRRKY
- a CDS encoding GlsB/YeaQ/YmgE family stress response membrane protein: MHWLWAIAVGLVLGVLARLILPGKQEMPLWLTALLGLVGGLLGNAVAHWIGVGHTKGIDWVRHALQLGGAVLMIVVGAPLWARLHASRKAT